The genome window TTCCCCTTGGGCGTGCGGTCCGGGTGGTAGGCGTGCTCAAGGGAAGCGGTAAAGCATTCATACAACACGAGCAGAACGGCCTGGGCAAGGTTGAGCGAAGAGGCTTCCGGCGCGGTGGGAATGGTCACGAGATGCGTGCACAGGGCGGTTTCGGCGTTTTCAAGGCCACGGTCTTCGGGGCCGAAAACCAGGGCCACGGAAGCCTCCCCCCCGGCATCGCGGCAATGCTCCATGATGGCCGAGGCCGCCTTGCGGGGCGGCATCACGCCCATCCGCCAGCCGCCGGTGCGGGCGGTCGTCCCGAAAGCCGCCGTATGGTCTTTGAGAGCTGCCGCGAGCGACGGCGCGAGGCGTATGTTCGCGAGGACCGTGGTGCCCTTGCCTGTCGCGAGGGGGGCGGCCTTGTCGTATTCCCAGCGTTCCGGCTCCACAAGAACCAGGTCGCGCACGCCCATGTTGGCGCAGGCGCGGGCGGCCATGCCGATGTTCTCCGGGAATCGGGGGCGGACGAGGATGACGGTGACGGGGAGCATACGATTTTTTTACGGCAGGATGCGCGGCGCGGCGATGACGACCATGGCGCACCCGATGGCCGTTTTGACCATGGTGCCGCCGAAGCGTCCGAGCATGGAACCCCAGGCGGCGCGCAGCGCTTCCGTGTTGTGCCTGCCGCGGAAGAGCTCCACCGCGAGCGAGCCCAGAAACGCGCCAGCCAGCGCGCCGAACAGCGCCCCGATGCCGAAGAGAATCGGCGCGCACATAATGGCGCCGATCAAGGCACCGATGATGCCGCCGACGGATCCCATGGTCGAGCCGCCGTATTTTTTGCCCCAGATCTGGACCATGAGCGTTTCCAGAATTTCGCCGGCAACGGCGAGGCCCCCCATGACGGCGAGCACGGTGAGCGACATGGCGGTATCAGGGACAAGGAAGGTCCATAGCGCGGCGAATCCCAGGGCGATCCAGTTGGCCGGCAGGCCGAAGAGGTTCAGAAAAAGCGCGGCCGCCATCAGGAATATGCAGAGAATTGCAAGAACGGTGATCATCATGATTGTTGTCTGTACCTGGAAACAAGCGGCCGGGCAAGTCGCCCGGCCGCTTTCCGAAGGTATAATGGGGTTATATTTTCCCGGAGCAGCCGAGAGCGTTTTTAATTTTGTGCGCCACCATCTTTTTGACGGCTTCACGCGCGGGCTTCAGGTAGGCGCGCGGGTCGAAGTCTTCGGGATGCTCGGCAAAATGCTGGCGGATGCAGGCGGTCATGGCGAGGCGGATGTCCGTGTCGATGTTGATCTTGCAGACGGCCATGCCGGCGGCCTTGCGCAGCAGATTTTCGGGAACGCCCTTGGCGCCGCCGATTTTGCCGCCGTATTTGTTGGCCATTTCCACAAATTCCGGGGGAACGCTGGATGCGCCGTGCAGCACAAGGGGGTAGCCGGGCAGCATCTGGCCGATTTTTTCAAGCCGGGCAAAGTCCAACACGGCTTCGCCGGTAAATTTGTACGCGCCGTGGCTGGTGCCGATGGCGATGGCGAGGGAGTCGCACCCGGAGCGCTGCACGAATTCCACGGCCTGATCGGGGTCCGTGTAGATGGATTTTTCCGCGGATACATGTTCCTCGACACCGGCGAGTTGGCCCAGCTCCCCTTCCACCCAGATGCCCCGGTCGTGGGCGTAATCCACAACCTGCTTGGTTACCTTGATGTTTTCCTCAAACGGCAGGTGGGAACCGTCGATCATGACCGAGGTGAAGCCGCCGTCGATGCAGGCTTTGCAGAGTTCAAAGTCCGGCCCGTGGTCGAGGTGCAGCACGACGGGGAGGTCCGTTTCCTTGAGCGCCGCTTCGATCAGCTTGACGATATAGTTCTGCCCCGCGTATTTGCGGGCTCCGGCGGAGACCTGGAGAATCAGGGGCGCTTTTTCTTCGGCCCCGGCCATCATGATGCCCTGGATGATCTCCATGTTGTTCACGTTAAAGGCCCCAACCGAGTACCCTTCCTTATAGGCACGTTCAAACATTTCCTTGGGTCCGGTCAACGGCATGGCAGTCTCCTTTCTGTTTCGATGGGGTTAGAAGAGATTGAGAAAACATATACCACTACTGAGAGAAGGCTAGCATTTTATCTTTGCTAAGTACAGGGGGGATAAGGCCAAAAAAACGGCCGCAATCGCGGCCGTTTCAGATGACAGGAGTCAGTATCCCACAATGTTCGTCATAACTTCCGGACGGT of uncultured delta proteobacterium contains these proteins:
- a CDS encoding tRNA/rRNA methyltransferase (SpoU) → MLPVTVILVRPRFPENIGMAARACANMGVRDLVLVEPERWEYDKAAPLATGKGTTVLANIRLAPSLAAALKDHTAAFGTTARTGGWRMGVMPPRKAASAIMEHCRDAGGEASVALVFGPEDRGLENAETALCTHLVTIPTAPEASSLNLAQAVLLVLYECFTASLEHAYHPDRTPKGKKNSRAATIEEQEMLFRTLEETLTRIEFLPEANGEWFMQPLRRFFRRAVLRRHEFDLFMGICRRIARLTRGNRQE
- a CDS encoding conserved membrane hypothetical protein (Evidence 4 : Homologs of previously reported genes of unknown function), whose product is MMITVLAILCIFLMAAALFLNLFGLPANWIALGFAALWTFLVPDTAMSLTVLAVMGGLAVAGEILETLMVQIWGKKYGGSTMGSVGGIIGALIGAIMCAPILFGIGALFGALAGAFLGSLAVELFRGRHNTEALRAAWGSMLGRFGGTMVKTAIGCAMVVIAAPRILP
- the fba gene encoding Fructose-bisphosphate aldolase, with product MPLTGPKEMFERAYKEGYSVGAFNVNNMEIIQGIMMAGAEEKAPLILQVSAGARKYAGQNYIVKLIEAALKETDLPVVLHLDHGPDFELCKACIDGGFTSVMIDGSHLPFEENIKVTKQVVDYAHDRGIWVEGELGQLAGVEEHVSAEKSIYTDPDQAVEFVQRSGCDSLAIAIGTSHGAYKFTGEAVLDFARLEKIGQMLPGYPLVLHGASSVPPEFVEMANKYGGKIGGAKGVPENLLRKAAGMAVCKINIDTDIRLAMTACIRQHFAEHPEDFDPRAYLKPAREAVKKMVAHKIKNALGCSGKI